A window of Rattus norvegicus strain BN/NHsdMcwi chromosome 14, GRCr8, whole genome shotgun sequence contains these coding sequences:
- the C1d gene encoding nuclear nucleic acid-binding protein C1D, with translation MAGEEMNEDYPVEIHDSLTALESSLGAVDDMLKTMMSVSRNELLQKLDPLEQAKVDLVSAYTLNSMFWVYLATQGVNPKEHPVKQELERIRVYMNRVKEITDKKKAAKLDRGAASRFVKNALWEPKPKNTPKVANKGKSKH, from the exons ATGGCaggtgaagaaatgaatgaagacTATCCCGTAGAAATTCACGATTCTTTAACAGCTCTGGAGAGCTCCCTGGGGGCGGTGGATGACATGCTGAAGACCATGATGTCTGTTTCTAGAAATGAGTTGTTGCAGAAG TTGGACCCACTGGAACAAGCAAAGGTGGATTTAGTTTCTGCATATACATTAAATTCAATGTTTTGGG TTTACTTGGCAACTCAAGGAGTTAATCCCAAGGAGCATCCAGTGAAGCAGGAGTTG GAAAGAATCCGAGTCTACATGAACAGAGTTAAAGAAATAACAGACAAGAAGAAGGCTGCCAAGCTGGACAGAGGGGCCGCGTCGAGATTTGTCAAAAATGCACTCTGGgaacccaaaccaaaaaacacaCCAAAAGTGGCTAATAAAGGGAAAAGTAAACACTAA
- the C1d gene encoding nuclear nucleic acid-binding protein C1D isoform X2 has product MAGEEMNEDYPVEIHDSLTALESSLGAVDDMLKTMMSVSRNELLQKLDPLEQAKVDLVSAYTLNSMFWVYLATQGVNPKEHPVKQELNPSLHEQS; this is encoded by the exons ATGGCaggtgaagaaatgaatgaagacTATCCCGTAGAAATTCACGATTCTTTAACAGCTCTGGAGAGCTCCCTGGGGGCGGTGGATGACATGCTGAAGACCATGATGTCTGTTTCTAGAAATGAGTTGTTGCAGAAG TTGGACCCACTGGAACAAGCAAAGGTGGATTTAGTTTCTGCATATACATTAAATTCAATGTTTTGGG TTTACTTGGCAACTCAAGGAGTTAATCCCAAGGAGCATCCAGTGAAGCAGGAGTTG AATCCGAGTCTACATGAACAGAGTTAA